TTGCAGCACAAGAAGGCAAGCTAGATTGTCTCACGGCTTTAATTAAAGGAGGGGCTGATGTAAACCTAAAAGATAAAAATGGATGGGTGTTCCTTTGCATTTTGCAGCACAAGAAGGCAAGCTAGATTGTCTCACGGCTTTAATTAAAGGAGGGGCTGATGTAAACCTAAAAAATAAAAATGGATCGGCTCCTTTACATCTGGCAGAAGATTTGGTCATCAAGATTGTATTGATATACTACAGGCTAATGGAGGAAACGAGGAGCTGCCATTTGTACAGCAGCTTCAAGATGAAAGCGCGCTGTATTTTTCCAAAAGCGTGTAATGAGCGCATTGGTTTTAGCTTGATAAAGTAGCTATCTTGCCAATTCTTGCTAGGGCCCAATATAGCTGAATCAATAACTGGTAAAGCAGTAGGGATAGCTAAGTTAAAGTTTGGCAAGCAGTCATAAGTGAACTTTTTTAGGAACCCATTTACAATAACCTGGATAAGGTTACGCGTAAGTTCAATAGGGAATCGATACCCTTTTCTGCACCATAGCTACCAGCTTGTTCCATCCTGTATTAACCAAATAAACAGTTGCGCCACTTCCCTTTAGGCGTTCCCTAAATAAATGGAGGTATGTTTTTTATTTGTTGGACAAGAAGCACTTGTGGCACTGCTTGCCATATGTATAAGGCGGGTTTGGAATGGTTTTGTTGCACAAGTCGGTCCAAATTTGCATGGGAATGCTTATTTTTGTAGGGCTACGCAAAGTAAGAATAAAAAATAAACTATATCAAAAAGATTAAGGGACACTTGAATGCAGGAGCAACTTTTTTCCTTAAATTTTCGCTCTATGCCATAGATTCTCCACACATATCTATATTTAGTATTCTATTTTTTTCACTTTCCTTGGAAGGTATATTATATTGTATATATATAGCTTGAATAAGCGTTTAACGTATCATGAAAATCATACGCCAAGATTGCCCAAAAGTTGGCTGTACATGGTTTCGTTGTTTCAAAGCAGAAATTCAAAGCAGAAATAGACTAGCATTATTGTTCAAAGCCCTAAAGCATGTTTAGAAAAATTACCTATGGTATATAAACCAATTCAAATCAAAGGCCTTACGTTGTATTTCTCCCATAAAACAGTTGTTGAAGATTTCAATTGTCAGATCACTTATGGCAGCCGCATTGCGCTTATTGGCAAGAATGGAAGCGGAAAATCTACACTCCTTAAAGTAATGGCAGGTATTGTTGAACCTGCTGGTGGTACCCTCTATAAGGACAAGGCAACCGTTATCGGCTATGTTCCACAAATTATTGAAGATTATGCAAATTTAAGTGGGGGACAACGCCTTAATACTGCTATCACAGAAGCTTTGCGTTTAGACCCCAATGTGCTGCTGCTTGATGAGCCTACCAATCATTTGGATAAACACCAGCGAAAAAGCTTAATGTGCCTGCTACAGGCTTACTCCGGTACCCTTATCATTGCTTCCCATGATACTGAATTGCTACGCAATTGTATGGACACTTTGTGGCATATGGATAATGGAGCAATCCATATTTTTTCAGGTAATTATGACGATTACATACATAAGATCAATCTAAAACGCGCATCTATCGAAAGCGATCTTGAAAGATTAAGCAGACAAAGGAAAGATATGCACAACAAGCTTATGCAAACGCAAGAAAGAGCAAGCAAAAGAAAAGCTTACGGTGAGAAAAAATATGCGGCAGATAAATTGGCCCTACGTGCCGCTCAAGGTAGCGGGCAAAACAGTTGCAGTAAGAAGAAAGCAAAAATAAGAGAAAATAAAGAAGCTCTTTTTAATCAACTAGAATCCCTTCGACAGCCTGCGCTTATTAAGCCTAAATTTTTTATTGCTAATCATGAGGTTGCTAGACGATCAGTTGTTCAAATCTCTGGTGGTTTGGTAGGGTATTGCTTGGATCAACCGCTGCTGTCTGACATCAATTTAACCCTTTCTGGTCAAGACCGCCTTGCCCTAGCTGGGGATAATGGTAGTGGCAAATCGACACTGATTAAGGCCATCTTGGGCGATAAATCGGTACATAAAACAGGGGAATGGTATGTAGTAAAAAGAGAGGACATTGGCTACTTGGACCAACACTACAGTACGCTTTCCCCCAGTAAGTCCGTACTTGAGACAATCTCAACATTGGTACCAGATTGGTCTCACGCGGAAGTAAGGCGTCACCTCAATGATTTTTTATTCCGTAACAATGAAGAGGTAAATACGTGTGTCCATACCCTTTCAGGCGGTGAGAAAGCAAGGCTAACACTTGCGCAAATTGCTGCTAATCCCCCGAAACTCCTACTGCTTGATGAAATTACCAACAACCTCGATTTAGAAACCAAAGGGCATGTTGTACAACTCCTCAAAGCTTACCCAGGAGCAATGATTGTTATCTCACATGATACAGATTTCTTGGAGAAAATTGGAATAACACAGGTGGTTGACGTGGCCTCTTTTAAGCTATGAAATCAGATGTTTAACTGCTATGTATGAACCCCTAAATGATATAAGTAACAAATATTTTTATGTATATACTGAAAATAAGACAATGACCTCCTTCATTCGATAAATATTTGATTAATATAGAATCGAAATAATATGGCAAATTCTCTCAGGTTAGTAAT
Above is a window of Candidatus Cardinium hertigii DNA encoding:
- a CDS encoding ankyrin repeat domain-containing protein codes for the protein MGVPLHFAAQEGKLDCLTALIKGGADVNLKNKNGSAPLHLAEDLVIKIVLIYYRLMEETRSCHLYSSFKMKARCIFPKACNERIGFSLIK
- a CDS encoding ABC-F family ATP-binding cassette domain-containing protein, which encodes MVYKPIQIKGLTLYFSHKTVVEDFNCQITYGSRIALIGKNGSGKSTLLKVMAGIVEPAGGTLYKDKATVIGYVPQIIEDYANLSGGQRLNTAITEALRLDPNVLLLDEPTNHLDKHQRKSLMCLLQAYSGTLIIASHDTELLRNCMDTLWHMDNGAIHIFSGNYDDYIHKINLKRASIESDLERLSRQRKDMHNKLMQTQERASKRKAYGEKKYAADKLALRAAQGSGQNSCSKKKAKIRENKEALFNQLESLRQPALIKPKFFIANHEVARRSVVQISGGLVGYCLDQPLLSDINLTLSGQDRLALAGDNGSGKSTLIKAILGDKSVHKTGEWYVVKREDIGYLDQHYSTLSPSKSVLETISTLVPDWSHAEVRRHLNDFLFRNNEEVNTCVHTLSGGEKARLTLAQIAANPPKLLLLDEITNNLDLETKGHVVQLLKAYPGAMIVISHDTDFLEKIGITQVVDVASFKL